The Physeter macrocephalus isolate SW-GA chromosome 17, ASM283717v5, whole genome shotgun sequence nucleotide sequence GGAGGATTTCCTTGTCAGCCTCCTATCAATGAACGGTTTCGAGCAGATGACCTCTGGTCCAAGCtgatgtgtgtacatgtgtgttgtgtgttgtgtgtataggtttacataaatatgcacatatattaaCCTGACAATTGTAGAGTGTTAATTATGTCACACCCAATGATAAGTGCTTTGCATGGATTCTCTTTATTTAGtgctcacaacagccctatgagagAGGGACGTGCTGCTGGGTTCCAATTCTGACTTCGAAACTTACTAGCTGTGCCCTGGGACGGTCACTAacctctgtgtctcaacttcCTCATACACAAAATGCAAATAACAATACCTACCTCGAAGGCTGCTGTGCAGTTTAAATGGATTAATGAAATGCTCAGAGGAGAACCTGGCATATGGTAAGCGCTATCTAAGTGTTAGCTATTTCTATCGTCGTAAATGATAGCGATTACAGATATTAAAAGCCCCTTTAGCACCAGACCCGCCGCACCTGCAGCTCTGTTGGAAGCTGGGCAAGCGGTCGAGCAGGCGGCCAAGCGACTCCTCCACGTCGCCAAAGAGGCGGTGGATGCGCTCGGTGCACTCGGCGCCGCGGATGAAGGTCTTGTAGTTGGCGAAGGCCAAGTCGCGCGTCTGCTGCAGCAGCTGCGCTCGCTCCTCGGCCAGGCGGTCGGGCTCGCGCCGCAGCCGCTCCAGCCCCGAGCCGCTCAACTCCGCCAAAGAGGCGGTGGATGCGCTCGGTGCACTCGGCGCCGCGGATGAAGGTCTTGTAGTTGGCGAAGGCCAAGTCGCGCGTCTGCTGCAGCAGCTGCGCTCGCTCCTCGGCCAGGCGGTCGGGCTCGCGCCGCAGCCGCTCCAGCCCCGAGCCGCTAAACTCCCTGAGGTAGCGGCCCACGTCGGGCCGCTCCCGCCACTGGGCCTCCGGGAAGCGGTCCCGGAACAGCGACGCCAGGAGCCCTTCATCCTCCACCTCCTCGAGAGCCGCCGCGGCGGCCGTCGCCGTGGCCGTAGTCGAGGGTGGGAGAGTCGCCGTCGCCGCCATCTTCTCAGCAGCAGCGTCACTTCCCCTCCCGCTCAGCGAGGGCGCTGACTCCGTAGAAGCCAAAGCAGCCGGGGCGCACTTCCGGTCTCTATGGTTACTCATCAGGCCCTCTTTCTTTCCACGATAGTCGTCCAGGTTACGGGGCGCTAACGTGGGGAACGACTGGAAAGCAGCTAGAGAGGCAGGCTTTGAGGTTGCCAAGGAGCGGCTGGCGGCTGATCTTCCGTTTCCGGTAACTGAGGCACGAGGATCCGGCGTTCCAACCCAGCGGGAAAATGCGGCCTCTGACTGAAGAGGAGACGCGAGTAATGTTTGAGAAGATAGCAAAATAGTAAGAGTCCGCGGGGCAGAAGACGAAGTGtgtgggtggcggggaggggcgTGGGTGGAACTGGGGGCGCGGTACCGGGACGAGACCGGGCGCGGCCTCCAGTCCTCCTTTTGCTCTCAGCATCGGGGAGAATCTGCAGCTGCTGGTCGACAGGCCCGACGGCACCTACTGTTTCAGGCTGCACAACGACCGGGTGTACTACGTGAGGTGAGGCGGCGTGGGGCCGGGTAGGCAGCATGGAGCCGGGTGGGGGCCTGGGTACCTCCAGCCTCCCTCATCTGACACTGCCTTTTTATTTATCCCTTCAGTGAGAAGATTTTGAAGTTGGCCGCCAACATCTCCGGTGACAAGCTGGTGTCGCTGGGGACGTGCTTCGGAAAATTCACGAAGACCCACAAGTTTCGGTTGCACATCACGGCTCTGGATTACCTAGCACCGTACGCCAAGGTTTGTGGGGTGGTGTCAGTCCGCCACTAGGGATGGAGGAAGTCTAGGCGGAGGGCCACATCAGAAGGCAGAATTGGGCACCTTTTCTGCGACGGAGTCCCTGACGGTGCTTAGGGTCAGTGCCAGCACCTGGAGACGTGTGTACATCTTGCTGCCTGGGCGTGGTCGGGGCTCAGGAGTAGGAGCCCTGTGTGGCCGCGTAGTGGTAGTTATCTCCAGCAGAAACTGAAAAGGCTATGCAGACCCAGCTCAAGACTAAAAAGCAAATAGGTGGCTGTGAAGAGGAGCGTAGTGGGGTACAGAAAAAGAACTGTTAAACTGCCCATGGGAGAAGTTGATTGTAGAGTCGAGGTAAGAACCTCTTGGCAGGTCTCTTCAGGCGGTGAACATATTAAGGGAAgcatcattctttctctcttttctttaaaattcatgttaCAAGACAGACGAACCTCACAGGTGAAATATATAGCACGGGGCATATGGTCAGTAACATCTTAATAATCTTGTATGGAAACATAACACGACACAGATACAATAACTTTGCATCACTGTGATccttttgtaatgtatagaaatatcagaTCACTGcaactaatatagtattgtagATTACTATAGttcaactgaaaagaaaataaataaaagaatggaaaaaacttatttcataagggaaaaaaagaaattaaccatAGATCTAGCAGTTAGCCTATCTGCAGGGGTCTAACTATTTAGCATTTTTATGTCTCTTGGATTTAATTCTCTTTATTACAGTATAAAGTGTGGATAAAACCTGGAGCAGAGCAATCCTTCCTGTATGGGAACCATGTGCTGAAATCTGGACTTGGTCGAATCACTGAAAATACTTCTCAGTACCAGGGAGTCGTGGTGTACTCCATGGCAGACATCCCTCTGGTGAGTAGAGATGGTTGCTGTTAAAAAATCAAGTATCTTTTTATTCAAGATGGATGTATTTTCAGTCTGCTCTTGAGAGACTAAATTCTCAGCACCTTTTGAATTCTTCAAAGAACTGTATCTTTTCGTCTTTGTTGTTTCCAGACCTCAATACGTACTTATTGAATGACTTGAGTGAATCAGTGTCTCTTCTTTTGAATCCCAGGGTTTTGGGGTGGCAGCAAAGTCTACACAAGACTGCAGGAAAGTAGACCCCATGGCGATTGTGGTATTTCATCAAGCAGACATTGGGGAATATGTGCGGCATGAAGAGACATTGACTTAAAACGAAATCATCGCGAGGACTTATGGCTGTGTGGAAGGGCCTAGCTTTGTTTCCTGTGTCTGTGTAGGCTCCACCatcatgttgaattttgtcaacactGTGACCTCTTCAGGGACTTTTTAGTTTAATATTCTATTATGGATTAATGCAGGCTGGATTCTTATTATGCAGAAATGGCTCAAAAATGGGGTTTCGGATCTTTGTGATTATGAGTAACTAGAATGCTGTGTTTTATATTTGAATCAGAGGGCTTCTTGTTTTGAGTAACAGGTTCTAAATTGTTGGAACTGAGGACAAGAATAGCATATTATTGTTATCTGTGATAACACTGTTTTCCAAACACGTGATAAGAACGTaatgaattttcttatttattaatacTATGAAAGATAGATATTGCCATCAGAATAGTAGATCATGTGTGggattttacaaatgaaatttgGATAAAATAGTAAGAGTAGTTTGTTCTGCCGATTTTCTTTATGGTAGGTGCTGTGTAGTGTGGAAAAAAAACTTGGATTCAAACACCAGTTCTCACATCTACCAGCTGTATGGCCTTAGATGAGTCATTAAACTTTAATAAgcttcatttccttctgtttcaaaAAGCAGCCCAGCCGTCTTCCTAAGAATAGTTTTTAGAAGTAGAAATCATGATCGtgaagcacctagcacagtgcctggcaaataagAGTGTTGAATAAATGGtaagaattatttttgtaatgtttaTACTGAGTATTTCTGTTACTAAGAGTAGGATCTTATGAACATAATTTGATTATATTATCTTGGCTTTTACAAGCGGTTTTCTCGCTCTTTTTCTTGAATGGTATGATCCCAGGCTGAATGTTATTTTTATCACCTTGATTTCTAAAACAATTTCTCTTATaaatcttttggttttttttttttaaattaaaaaaattgttttattgtagtatagttgacgtacaatattgggttagtttcaggtgtacagcaaagtgattcatttatacatatattcttacaAATCTTTAATTACCTGACTGGACTGGATAAAAAGCACTAATCAGAGACCCTGAAATAATAATTCAGCTCCTCCATCCTTCTCCCATgccttccaaaattatttttagaattattaaaatattttttagtgaaaaacatatcacagacaaaaaaatttttaagtacctgtattgtaaagcaatttctTTAGTGCATATACTGCTTAATTTAAATTCCAATGGTGACAtctctaaaaataaatcatttttcaaTTACAAAAAAGCACTCTACCAACTCCTGTTTTTGTATGCAACATATAAAACCCAGTTTTATATGTTTTAGTgccatttttttcaacttttctcccTTCCAAGGTTCTCTGTTAATTTCTAAATAGACATAGTGAAGGTTAAGGGGCTGCAGTACGATGGACAGTATTTTGATGGTAGCATTTAGTGTGTACTTTAGAAATAGTCAACGTCAAAACTTTACACActtttatttattgctgttttGCCTGTGTAGATGAGAGCAATAGGCTACAACTTTCTAACAAGAAAAATTGATCTTTTCCCCAGTAACTTTACAAAGATTTGAGAGAGCTTGTGTCCCAGAAGAAAAGAGCCCGGGCACTGTAGTTGTTCGAGCTTAGCATCTTGGCTTCTTTGTGTCTGTAGTCGTTGGGATGTTGAAGAGACGCTTCAAGAAATACAGCTGCAGGATCCCAGAAAGAATAATAACAAGGCTCTGGGCTGTCGACCACCAATTCACATAGTTATAGTTTGACTGGAGTAGGAAAAAGTCAGCCGTTTTTCTCATGCGAGCGAAGTTGTAGTATCGCCACATGTGAAAGATATTGTTCTGCAGCGTTCGTGTACTCTTCTGCAGGacagaaaatgaaatacagaaagtGTTCCTCCCTAACCTCATCTAGCCTCACCTGGGTACCCACCAGCACTAACCTAGTTTATCTGGAAGTTGAGTAACGTATGATTTTATGATATGTAATAAGTTGGCTATTGGAGTTGTTGATAAATGGTAGTTTTGTTGTCTATGAAAAAATGGCCTggacttcagtttttaaaaaataatttttataatgaaaaacttCAGTGCTGAAACTAGAAAGTTCCTCCAGAGTATCTCTAGATTTAGACATGTACTCAGCACATCATTGCCCTTCTGGGTGATGTCTTCTGTTCTTTGTATATGGTAAAAGATAACGGCCTGCAAATTTTTATggaagggccagacagtaaatattctaggctttGTAGGCCATATAGTCTCTTGCAACTACTAagctctgccactgtagcacaaaagcagccatagacaatatgtccAGTTAGCTGTCCCTCATTATCAGTGGGGAGATGGGTTCCAGGACCTGCAGAGGATGCTGAAGTCCCATAGTCGGCCCTCCGCATCTGCAGCTTCTGcatctgcagatacagagggccaactgtaattgTCAAATGAGCATGGCCGTGTTCTAGTCAAATTTCACTTACGAAAACAGGCAGTGAGCTTTTGTGCATCAAGGAGACTATCAAGAAAGTCAAGAGAGATccaagagaatgggagaaaatatttgcaaatcatatatctgataagagacttgtatccagaatatataaagaactcttagaactcaaccataaaaagacaaataaccagattttaaaatgggcaaaggatttgaatagacatttctccaaaaaagataaatgaaaggccaaaaaacacatgcaaagatgctcaatgtcattagggAGACACAACTCAaaaaccacaagataccactTATACCCACTAGGATTGCTATAGCAAAAAAGACTATAACACGTTGGcagggatatggagaaattgcaacactcatacactgctggtgggagtgtaaaatggtttAGCCACTGTGGAATATAGCAGTTCCTCACTGAAGGTAAAAAGTTACCATGTGTGCCAGCAGAGTATACCGCTTATATATGTACAGAGATGAAagcatgttcacacaaaaatttgtaggcaaatgctcacagcagcattgttcatgatagccaaaaagtggaaataactcagGTCTACCAGCTGATAAATGTgctattttaagtatacaatagaatactgttcatccagaaaaaggaatgaagtactaatacatggtacaatgtggatgaaccttgaaaacatgctaaataaaagaagccaaagacaaaagtccacattgtatgattccacttatatgaagtgtacagaacaggcaaatctatataaacaaagtagattagtgaGGGATTACCCAGGGCTGAGGGGCATGGGCAACACAGAGTGAATAATAGGTCTgcagtttctttttggggtgatgaaaccATTCTGGAATTAGATGCTGGTAATGGTTGCAGGACCTTGTaaaccactaaactgtacacttaaagtgGTGAATTGTATCTAAGTTAAAAAAACAGTCAGTGGACCAGATTTGGCCTGTGAACCATTACTTGCCAATTCCTGGTATAAAACAAGTGAGGAATTTCAAGAGCTCCAAGTCACAAAATTAATTAAAGGCTTCAAATCCCtttgcctgtttgttttctaCCCAGATGAGCCCTCACTCAGATGATATTACTCCTATAATTCTAATCGTTCCTCCAAATTTAAAGTCAGTTTCCATGGATGTTTCTCTCCCACAAAACAATTACCTCAATTGCATCCAAAGTATCattcagttgttttctttctttcttctctttgtggtCCATCTCAGGCCCCTCATAGAAGACTCCAAAATTGAGGTATACTTGCACAGAACCAAAGCGATTTTGCTGATTTTTTAGACAAAGCTGATAAAAACCTGTAGGAATTCCTAGATCATTACCAAGTCTtggtctcccaccctcccaccctctagATTTCCCTGGAGATAACTGTTCTCCAATGTTAAATGTGCTACTATAGCACCTTCTTTTTACTTAGGAAGTACAAAATCCAGTTTTTCATATGGAAGATACTGATCTTACCTGAAacttattttactaaatattatttataataatattgttTTGCCAAATATTAGTAGCTTTAGCTCTATGTTggatagaaaatgtttttttcctctttttcaacgTATAATTCCCACATCTCTTAAGGAATTTCTGATCAAGAGCATATTAAGAGCATAGTGTTTGCTTCTTGCATACCATTAGAGCTGGGATATCATCTTGAAtttgaaaggagggaaaaaatgtATGCTTTGTGAATGAAAGAAGCTATCCTACTGGAGTAACTTCCTGCAAGGTGGTCTGTACGGGGGCTGATGGTTGGGGTATGTACTGGTGCTTGTTCCCAACTGGGGTCACCTCCCCGCGTGTGGTGATGGGGGAGGAGTGAGGAGGAGCAGAGTTGGAAAGGTGTGGCAGTGTATTTGATTGTCGAAATGACTGGAAGGCACTACTGGCATGTCACGTAGGGGCCAAAGATGCTGCATAAGGATGCTGAATATCCTGTGCCACGCAGTGAAGGGTTCTCTTATGTCCCTGTTGAGAAATAGTCTTTTTTTGTGCACCTGGCTGGTAGAGAGGACAGTTCAAACTGACTGGTGCCGTCCAGGGTGAGGACAGACTCGATTTGGCTGTAGGAATTTTCTGGTGACTGGAGAAGTGCTTTGTTGTAGAATGTGGATATTTTTCATGGCCGTGCATTTCCTTGTGTTCTGCTTTTTGGTAACTGGCTCAAGTGTTTTGATGACTGGAAAGAAATACTATcccataataaatttattaattggaattctgtATCATAAATGGGTCTGCCTGTTTTGATCACTTTCCAATAATCTGGTTCATTGGAGATGATAAGATAAAATCGAGCTTCTGGACCCTGGAGTTATAATAATTAGTCACCTGGAGACTGCTTCCAAACTGCCAGTGGACCGCTGATTAATGTCCTTGGCCATTGGCAGTCTCCAGGAAATCTGGTTTTTGGTGTTGAAGGCTAATCTTTTTCTTACTATTTCACCATCCATATGTGAAAAAGCCAGAGCTTTTACATCTCAGGTACTTCATTAAtttcaatatttcaatatttcctCATTATTTTCCCAATTTCAAAGAAACGTACGATTATTATAATAGCCGTGATGACGAAAACAGACCTGTCTCTTGGGTAGAGAAGTTAATCTGGCCCCGAACATTCTTAGAGGTGTCTATAAGGAAACCCTGTGGGGTATGTGCAGTGGCAGCAACATGCCGGTCATGTGACATTCCCAGTGTCCGCTGAACCTGCGGAGACATATTAAAGAGGGAGAAAAGCTCCTGCTGCATCATCAGGAAGCTAGCTGAATGGTAAGATTGACATCCAGTGACCAtcagcacagtggttctcaatcagggATGGTACTGCCCAACCCCCACTTTGAATTTGGGCTGAGACGTTGCCCCGGTGTTGCGAGTAGGGGAAGGGGGGCGGGGACAGCAATGCTGAACATCCTGCTGTGTTAGAAATAGTAAGCAGGACAAAGAAATGACCCAAATGCCAATAGCACCCCTGGTAAGAAAACATGTCTCAGACCATGCAGCTGACATGTTGGTATGTATGAATCTGGCTGTAGAGTTCTTGGCTGAACTCACTTGGTTTTGACCTCCCCAGTGGTATACCAGATTTGGGCTTATTTGATGCTtgacagtaaataaataaggcatTCAACAGGTACTTGCCTCCAAGCTGCGGCTTGATAAGCCCAGGCTACAGTGACCTGACTAGTAGCTACTATTCTATTATAAATTCAGAGATAAGAAAAATCTCTGATaggttaatt carries:
- the NIP7 gene encoding 60S ribosome subunit biogenesis protein NIP7 homolog isoform X1 produces the protein MRPLTEEETRVMFEKIAKYIGENLQLLVDRPDGTYCFRLHNDRVYYVSEKILKLAANISGDKLVSLGTCFGKFTKTHKFRLHITALDYLAPYAKYKVWIKPGAEQSFLYGNHVLKSGLGRITENTSQYQGVVVYSMADIPLGFGVAAKSTQDCRKVDPMAIVVFHQADIGEYVRHEETLT
- the NIP7 gene encoding 60S ribosome subunit biogenesis protein NIP7 homolog isoform X5 → MRPLTEEETRVMFEKIAKYIGENLQLLVDRPDGTYCFRLHNDRVYYVSEKILKLAANISGDKLVSLGTCFGKFTKTHKFRLHITALDYLAPYAKYKVWIKPGAEQSFLYGNHVLKSGLGRITENTSQYQGVVVYSMADIPLCYSLGERSTAWKWV
- the NIP7 gene encoding 60S ribosome subunit biogenesis protein NIP7 homolog isoform X6, which codes for MRPLTEEETRVMFEKIAKYIGENLQLLVDRPDGTYCFRLHNDRVYYVSEKILKLAANISGDKLVSLGTCFGKFTKTHKFRLHITALDYLAPYAKYKVWIKPGAEQSFLYGNHVLKSGLGRITENTSQYQGVVVYSMADIPLKFLK
- the NIP7 gene encoding 60S ribosome subunit biogenesis protein NIP7 homolog isoform X3, with product MRPLTEEETRVMFEKIAKYIGENLQLLVDRPDGTYCFRLHNDRVYYVSEKILKLAANISGDKLVSLGTCFGKFTKTHKFRLHITALDYLAPYAKYKVWIKPGAEQSFLYGNHVLKSGLGRITENTSQYQGVVVYSMADIPLPTREAPLPTTLETRKWTSRDSSG
- the NIP7 gene encoding 60S ribosome subunit biogenesis protein NIP7 homolog isoform X2, with the protein product MRPLTEEETRVMFEKIAKYIGENLQLLVDRPDGTYCFRLHNDRVYYVSEKILKLAANISGDKLVSLGTCFGKFTKTHKFRLHITALDYLAPYAKYKVWIKPGAEQSFLYGNHVLKSGLGRITENTSQYQGVVVYSMADIPLMIPVAPVRREGQHLFQQTSFCPVLQLRRAKHSMEVGVKI
- the NIP7 gene encoding 60S ribosome subunit biogenesis protein NIP7 homolog isoform X4; the encoded protein is MRPLTEEETRVMFEKIAKYIGENLQLLVDRPDGTYCFRLHNDRVYYVSEKILKLAANISGDKLVSLGTCFGKFTKTHKFRLHITALDYLAPYAKYKVWIKPGAEQSFLYGNHVLKSGLGRITENTSQYQGVVVYSMADIPLVGSHSIIKTTRTLCSFKT
- the TMED6 gene encoding transmembrane emp24 domain-containing protein 6 codes for the protein MCGPETGLCVTCRVNDYPSSCLNCLVPLGYCKQLEQSPESSMFSLLFGAGLVVLNLVSSARSQKTEPLSGSGDQPLFRGADRYDFAIMIPPGGTECFWQFAHQTGYFYFSYEVQRTLGMSHDRHVAATAHTPQGFLIDTSKNVRGQINFSTQETGFYQLCLKNQQNRFGSVQVYLNFGVFYEGPEMDHKEKKERKQLNDTLDAIEKSTRTLQNNIFHMWRYYNFARMRKTADFFLLQSNYNYVNWWSTAQSLVIILSGILQLYFLKRLFNIPTTTDTKKPRC